Proteins encoded in a region of the Acipenser ruthenus chromosome 11, fAciRut3.2 maternal haplotype, whole genome shotgun sequence genome:
- the LOC117426427 gene encoding developmentally-regulated GTP-binding protein 1: protein MSLLAKIAEIESEMARTQKNKATAHHLGLLKARLAKLRRELITPKGGGGGGPGEGFDVAKTGDARIGFVGFPSVGKSTLLSNLAGVYSEVAAYEFTTLTTVPGVIRYKGAKIQLLDLPGIIEGAKDGKGRGRQVIAVARTCNLILIVLDVLKPLGHKTLIEHELEGFGIRLNKQPPNIGYKRKDKGGINLTATCVQSELDLETVKSILAEYKIHNADITLRSDATADDLIDVVEGNRVYIPCIYVLNKIDQISIEELDIIYKVPHCVPISAHHRWNFDDLLEKLWDYLKLVRIYTKPKGQLPDYTSPVVLPVERTSVEDFCLKIHKTLIKEFKYALVWGSSVKYNPQKVGKDHVMDDEDVIQIVKK from the exons ATGAGTTTGCTCGCTAAAATAGCTGAAATCGAGTCCGAG ATGGCTCGGACCCAGAAGAACAAGGCCACCGCTCACCACCTGGGGCTGCTGAAGGCTCGACTGGCAAAGCTGCGCAGGGAGCTCATCACTCCCAAGGGGGGCGGTGGAGGGGGCCCAGGGGAAG GTTTCGATGTAGCGAAGACGGGCGATGCCAGGATTGGGTTTGTGGGCTTCCCTTCTGTGGGTAAGTCCACGCTGCTGAGTAACCTGGCTGGGGTGTATTCAGAAGTGGCTGCGTACGAGTTCACCACCCTGACAACCGTGCCAGGGGTGATCCGGTACAAAGGAGCCAAGATCCAG CTGCTCGATCTGCCCGGTATTATTGAGGGAGCCAAAGATGGCAAAGGAAGAGGCCGACAGGTCATTGCTG TGGCTCGAACCTGCAACCTGATCCTCATTGTGCTGGATGTGCTGAAGCCACTGGGGCACAAGACTCTGATTGAGCATGAGCTGGAGGGCTTTGGGATCCGCCTCAACAAACAGCCGCCCAACATTGGCTATAAGAGGAAGGACAAAGGAGGGATCAACCTGACTGCCACG TGCGTCCAGAGTGAGCTGGACTTGGAGACTGTGAAGAGCATCCTCGCGGAGTACAAGATCCACAACGCTGACATCACGCTGCGCAGCGACGCCACAGCGGACGACCTCATCGACGTCGTGGAGGGAAACAG agtATACATCCCCTGTATTTACGTACTCAATAAAATCGATCAGATTTCAATAGAGGAGCTTGATATCATCTACAAAGTCCCTCACTGCGTCCCGATCTCTGCTCACCATCGCTGGAACTTCGACGATCTCTTAGAAAAACTCTGGGATTACCTTAAACTTGTCAGAAT CTACACCAAGCCCAAGGGCCAGCTGCCAGACTACACCTCCCCAGTAGTGCTGCCAGTGGAAAGGACATCTGTGGAGGATTTCTGTCTAAAAATCCACAAGACACTGATCAAGGAGTTCAAATA TGCCCTGGTTTGGGGGTCCTCTGTGAAGTACAACCCCCAGAAAGTTGGAAAGGATCACGTCATGGATGACGAGGATGTAATCCAGATTGTCAAGAAATAA